Proteins encoded in a region of the Clostridia bacterium genome:
- a CDS encoding MmcQ/YjbR family DNA-binding protein, with product MTPEQIIEFCLKFKYSYIDYPFGNTPACIKLKAERFTPIFAQIYPDKITLKCDPEQGLFFRNIYPDTVTRGYYCPPVQQPYWNTIKLNGKVSENEIKMMIELSYNEVVKKLPKYIQRKYF from the coding sequence ATGACACCTGAACAAATAATTGAATTCTGTTTGAAATTCAAATATTCATATATTGATTATCCTTTTGGAAATACTCCTGCTTGCATTAAGTTAAAAGCCGAACGTTTTACTCCAATTTTTGCTCAAATATATCCTGATAAAATCACATTAAAATGCGACCCAGAACAAGGACTATTCTTTAGAAATATATATCCGGATACTGTGACAAGAGGTTATTATTGCCCGCCTGTACAACAACCGTATTGGAACACCATAAAACTAAACGGTAAAGTGTCAGAAAACGAAATTAAAATGATGATAGAACTTTCTTATAATGAAGTCGTCAAAAAATTGCCAAAATATATTCAAAGAAAATATTTTTAA
- a CDS encoding deoxyguanosinetriphosphate triphosphohydrolase, whose protein sequence is MNKNIQYEIEEKYLSPYAFKSINTKGRKKPLEPSIYRTEFMRDRDRIIHCKSFRRLKHKTQVFLSPEGDHYRTRLTHTLEVMQIARSIARALRLNEDLVEAISYGHDLGHTPFGHAGERALQTFTQFEHNVQSLRVVDVLENNFEGMNLTYEVRDGILNHRKSGNPSTLEGRVVSIADRIAYINHDIDDAIRANVLKEEDLPKELTDILGHSVHDRINNMILNVINNSMDKPYVKMNDEFTYACDKLREFLFERVYNDSEPKKEEHKVVMMIKMLYEYFIENINKLPKGYANLNATDAQKVCDYIASMTDGYSIFVFNNIFVPKGWQY, encoded by the coding sequence ATGAATAAAAATATTCAATATGAAATTGAAGAAAAATACTTATCGCCGTATGCTTTTAAATCAATAAACACCAAAGGCAGAAAAAAGCCGCTAGAACCGTCTATTTATCGCACAGAATTTATGCGTGATAGAGATCGAATAATTCATTGCAAATCTTTTCGCCGACTAAAGCATAAGACACAAGTGTTTTTATCGCCAGAAGGCGATCATTATCGCACAAGACTGACGCATACCTTGGAAGTAATGCAAATCGCACGTAGTATAGCGCGAGCTCTTAGACTTAATGAAGACCTTGTGGAAGCGATTTCTTATGGGCATGATTTGGGACACACGCCTTTTGGACATGCTGGTGAACGTGCTTTACAGACGTTTACGCAATTTGAACATAATGTTCAAAGTCTTAGAGTGGTTGATGTTTTGGAAAATAACTTTGAAGGCATGAATTTGACTTATGAAGTTAGGGACGGAATTTTGAACCATAGAAAAAGTGGTAATCCAAGCACTTTGGAAGGAAGGGTAGTATCAATTGCAGATAGAATAGCTTATATCAACCATGATATAGACGATGCCATTAGAGCCAATGTTCTAAAAGAAGAAGATTTGCCTAAAGAATTAACTGATATTTTGGGACATAGCGTTCATGACAGGATTAATAATATGATTTTAAACGTAATAAACAACAGCATGGATAAGCCTTATGTAAAAATGAATGATGAATTTACATATGCTTGCGATAAGCTAAGAGAGTTTTTGTTTGAAAGGGTTTATAATGATAGCGAACCAAAAAAAGAAGAACATAAAGTTGTAATGATGATTAAAATGCTTTATGAGTATTTTATTGAAAATATAAATAAATTGCCTAAGGGATATGCTAATTTGAATGCAACGGATGCTCAAAAAGTTTGCGATTATATTGCTAGTATGACTGA